Proteins co-encoded in one Pseudanabaena sp. FACHB-2040 genomic window:
- the serA gene encoding phosphoglycerate dehydrogenase, whose amino-acid sequence MPKVLVSDPIEQVGLDILSQVAQVDVKTGLSPEELAKIIPEYDALMIRSGTRVTKDVIEAGQQLKIIGRAGVGVDNVDVPAATRRGIVVVNSPEGNTIAAAEHALAMMFALSRLIPAADQSVKSGEWNRKAFTGVEVYKKTLGVVGLGKIGAHVATVARALGMRLLAYDPFISTERAEQLGCRLVDLDLLFREADYITLHLPRTPETTHLIGERALSLMKPTVRIINCARGGIIDEGALANAIREGKIGGAALDVYEQEPLGESALRELGKAIVLTPHLGASTEEAQINVAIDVAEQIRDVLLGLPARSAVNIPGLRAEVLEKLRPYLQLAESLGNLVGQLAGGRVDELTVRMQGDIAQNDSQPIMVAALKGLLSHALQERVNYVNASIEAKERGIHVIETRDATVKDYTGSLTLTARGSLGEHSVTGVLLGGNEIRVTDIDEFPINVPPTKYMLFTLHRDMPGIIGKIGSLLGSFNVNIASMQVGRKIVRGDAVMVLSLDDPLPEGILSEITKVPGIRDAYTVNL is encoded by the coding sequence ATGCCCAAGGTTCTTGTTTCCGATCCGATTGAGCAGGTGGGGCTTGATATTCTGTCCCAGGTAGCCCAGGTTGATGTCAAAACCGGGCTGTCTCCAGAAGAACTCGCCAAAATCATTCCTGAATACGATGCCTTGATGATTCGCTCAGGCACCCGAGTCACCAAAGACGTGATTGAGGCAGGCCAGCAGCTCAAGATCATTGGCCGGGCCGGAGTCGGCGTTGACAATGTCGATGTTCCTGCAGCCACCCGACGCGGCATCGTCGTTGTCAACTCCCCGGAAGGCAACACCATTGCCGCTGCCGAACACGCGCTAGCCATGATGTTTGCCCTATCGAGGCTGATTCCAGCTGCCGATCAGTCGGTCAAATCGGGTGAGTGGAACCGCAAAGCTTTTACTGGGGTCGAGGTTTACAAAAAGACCCTTGGTGTGGTGGGGCTGGGCAAAATTGGTGCTCACGTCGCCACCGTGGCCCGAGCTTTGGGCATGAGGCTCTTAGCCTATGATCCTTTTATCTCTACCGAACGGGCTGAGCAGCTAGGCTGCCGCTTAGTTGATCTCGATCTCTTGTTCCGGGAGGCTGACTACATCACCCTACACCTGCCCCGGACTCCCGAAACTACTCACCTGATCGGTGAACGGGCTCTCTCCCTGATGAAGCCGACCGTACGCATCATCAACTGCGCTCGAGGCGGCATCATTGATGAAGGGGCCCTGGCAAACGCCATTCGAGAAGGCAAAATTGGCGGTGCGGCTTTAGATGTTTACGAGCAGGAACCTCTGGGTGAATCTGCTCTGCGAGAGCTAGGTAAGGCCATTGTGCTCACGCCGCACCTGGGCGCTTCTACTGAAGAAGCCCAAATTAACGTGGCTATCGATGTGGCCGAGCAAATTCGAGATGTGCTGCTAGGGCTCCCGGCTCGATCTGCGGTCAACATTCCCGGTCTGCGGGCAGAGGTGCTGGAGAAGCTGCGGCCCTACCTGCAGCTGGCTGAAAGCCTAGGCAACCTAGTGGGTCAGCTAGCCGGAGGACGCGTGGATGAACTGACGGTGCGGATGCAGGGCGACATTGCTCAAAACGACAGCCAACCCATTATGGTGGCAGCGCTAAAAGGGCTGCTCTCCCACGCTTTGCAAGAGCGGGTCAACTACGTCAATGCCAGCATTGAGGCCAAAGAGCGCGGTATTCATGTGATTGAAACGCGCGATGCTACCGTTAAAGACTATACCGGCTCTCTAACGCTAACGGCCAGAGGATCCCTGGGTGAACACTCGGTCACGGGAGTACTGCTGGGCGGCAACGAGATTCGCGTCACCGATATCGATGAGTTTCCTATCAACGTTCCCCCAACGAAGTACATGCTGTTTACCCTGCACCGGGATATGCCCGGTATCATTGGCAAGATAGGCTCCCTGCTGGGCAGTTTCAATGTCAATATTGCCAGTATGCAGGTGGGCCGCAAGATTGTCCGAGGTGATGCCGTTATGGTCTTAAGCCTCGATGATCCGTTGCCTGAGGGCATTCTCTCGGAGATTACCAAGGTTCCTGGCATCCGCGATGCCTATACCGTTAACCTATAA
- the prmA gene encoding 50S ribosomal protein L11 methyltransferase, translating to MVNSWWEIQVFCEPTLEETVFWRFDTFGSYGTSSQRKGQTCLVQTYFPQHRFELLDLAAVSLLLKQDALCSELPPPHVSWRLIDEEDWSKSWKEHWHPQKVGDRLLINPAWLPDPEESDRAVLRLDPGVAFGTGDHATTQLCLESLEMRLEEDASELVVADIGCGSGILSIGALLLGAKRAYAVDTDDMAVSSTHLNREINHISDSRLVVYEGSLDTLITKLDGPVDGILCNILAEVILDLIPRLHEISKPSTWGILSGILLEQSKLVADTLEQNGWVVATLWRRQEWCCLNIRRS from the coding sequence TTGGTCAATAGCTGGTGGGAGATTCAGGTCTTTTGTGAACCCACGCTTGAAGAAACTGTCTTCTGGCGGTTCGATACCTTTGGCAGCTACGGCACCTCTAGCCAGCGCAAAGGCCAAACCTGTCTAGTACAGACCTATTTTCCCCAGCACCGATTTGAGCTGCTGGATTTGGCAGCCGTGTCTCTGCTGCTCAAGCAGGATGCGCTGTGCAGTGAGCTACCGCCCCCCCATGTGAGCTGGCGCTTAATTGATGAGGAGGATTGGTCAAAGAGCTGGAAGGAGCACTGGCATCCTCAGAAAGTTGGCGATCGCCTGCTAATTAATCCAGCCTGGCTGCCCGATCCCGAAGAGTCAGATCGGGCGGTACTCAGGTTAGATCCAGGGGTGGCCTTTGGGACGGGTGATCACGCCACTACTCAGCTCTGCCTTGAGTCTTTGGAGATGCGCCTGGAAGAAGACGCCTCTGAACTGGTCGTTGCCGATATTGGCTGCGGTTCGGGCATTCTTTCTATTGGGGCGCTGCTGCTGGGGGCAAAGCGAGCTTATGCCGTCGATACAGATGATATGGCGGTTAGCTCAACTCATCTCAATCGAGAAATCAATCATATTTCTGATAGCCGTCTAGTGGTCTATGAAGGCAGCCTAGATACTTTGATTACAAAGTTAGACGGGCCAGTAGACGGCATTCTCTGCAATATTTTGGCCGAAGTGATTTTAGACTTGATTCCTCGGCTCCACGAGATCTCTAAGCCCAGTACTTGGGGTATTCTCAGCGGCATTTTGCTGGAGCAGTCAAAGCTGGTAGCCGATACGCTGGAGCAAAATGGCTGGGTGGTCGCAACGCTATGGCGACGACAGGAATGGTGCTGTCTCAACATTAGAAGGTCCTAG
- a CDS encoding homocysteine biosynthesis protein has protein sequence MRTLDEINDKIRQRRVVVDTAEAFKARVAETGLDQAAKAVDVVTTGTFEPMESSGAILNLGHTDPPIKIRECYLDGVLAYAGFGAVDLYLGASQPTAVQRTGESADSEEVRERGGGHVIADLVAGKSVQLRAIGQATDCYPRSSFETSITRDTINQFYLFNPRNLYQNFIVGVNGGDRPLLTYLGPLQPRLGNAVYSNPGALSPLLNDPDLQAIGIGSRIFLGGGTGYIAWEGTQHFPLQKRLPNRTPIGPAATLALIGDAKQMQERWVRGCYFKGYGSSLMLGVGVPIPLLNLDIASGCAVEDKDLVAPIVDFSIPRRVRPTFGLVSYAQLKSGQITVDGRPVRTAPLASIFLGRQVAEALKQQIEAGQFELSQPVAPLPCDRTFLPQDVWSAQMGLS, from the coding sequence ATGCGCACCCTCGACGAGATCAACGACAAGATTCGACAGCGTCGAGTGGTGGTAGACACTGCTGAAGCCTTTAAAGCGCGCGTCGCAGAGACTGGACTCGATCAGGCTGCCAAAGCTGTCGATGTCGTTACCACGGGCACCTTTGAGCCCATGGAGTCATCGGGAGCTATCCTAAATCTGGGCCATACCGATCCGCCGATCAAAATTCGTGAGTGCTATTTAGATGGGGTGCTGGCTTACGCTGGGTTTGGCGCTGTTGATTTGTACCTGGGGGCTAGCCAGCCGACCGCAGTACAGCGGACCGGAGAAAGTGCCGATAGTGAAGAGGTGCGCGAGCGGGGCGGCGGCCACGTAATCGCCGATCTGGTTGCCGGTAAGTCGGTTCAGCTCAGAGCCATTGGGCAGGCAACCGATTGCTACCCCCGCTCCTCCTTTGAAACCAGCATCACCCGAGATACGATCAACCAGTTTTACCTGTTTAACCCCCGCAACCTTTACCAAAACTTCATTGTTGGGGTCAATGGCGGCGATCGACCCCTGCTCACCTACCTTGGGCCGTTACAGCCTCGCCTGGGCAATGCCGTCTACTCCAATCCTGGAGCGCTCTCGCCGCTGCTCAATGACCCCGATCTGCAGGCTATCGGTATTGGTAGCCGCATTTTTTTGGGGGGCGGCACTGGCTACATTGCCTGGGAGGGCACCCAGCATTTCCCGCTACAGAAACGCTTGCCCAACCGCACCCCAATCGGCCCTGCTGCGACTCTGGCGCTGATCGGCGATGCCAAACAGATGCAGGAGCGGTGGGTGCGGGGCTGTTACTTCAAGGGATACGGGTCTTCTCTCATGCTGGGCGTCGGCGTGCCAATTCCCCTGCTCAACTTAGACATCGCATCTGGCTGTGCCGTCGAAGACAAGGATCTAGTTGCGCCGATTGTCGACTTTTCGATTCCTCGGCGAGTGCGGCCCACTTTTGGCCTGGTTAGCTACGCCCAGCTCAAGTCGGGCCAGATTACCGTTGATGGTCGTCCGGTGCGAACCGCTCCTCTGGCCAGCATTTTTCTCGGTCGCCAAGTAGCTGAGGCCCTAAAGCAACAGATTGAGGCCGGACAGTTTGAGCTAAGCCAGCCAGTTGCACCGCTGCCGTGCGATCGCACATTTCTGCCCCAAGATGTTTGGAGTGCCCAAATGGGCCTCAGCTAA
- a CDS encoding tetratricopeptide repeat protein, translating to MAAQKNRWLIGIVLIFSLVALLAVSLLPILGSTGNRRTEAPGSTPNADASSAQAELESRAKGYELVLQREPDNQTALKGLVESRIQLGDLQGLVDPLTRLAELNPTVPDYRVLLGQTKQQLGDLEGAAQSYRQVLDNQPGNMNALQGLVALLVQQNRSQAAVGLLQDTLKSAERLSTTGGSAVDVTSVKLLLAEVYLEDQKVDQALKLYDEAIQEAGQDFRPLLAKALVLQDQGRPEEAQPLFDQALSMAPAQYKDQIQQLAAAGTTDSETPASTPDAAAEPVAPETDGETPQGE from the coding sequence ATGGCTGCACAAAAAAACCGCTGGTTAATCGGAATAGTACTCATTTTTTCCCTGGTAGCCCTGTTAGCGGTCTCCTTACTGCCTATTCTGGGCAGTACCGGCAACAGACGGACTGAGGCTCCAGGTTCGACCCCCAATGCAGATGCTTCCTCCGCCCAAGCTGAACTGGAGTCGCGGGCCAAAGGGTACGAGCTGGTGCTACAGCGTGAACCCGATAATCAAACCGCTTTAAAGGGCCTGGTTGAATCTCGAATACAGCTAGGAGATTTGCAGGGTTTAGTAGATCCGCTAACCAGACTGGCTGAGCTCAATCCCACCGTGCCTGACTACCGAGTTCTTTTGGGGCAGACCAAGCAACAGCTAGGTGACCTAGAAGGAGCAGCCCAGTCCTACCGACAGGTTCTAGACAACCAACCTGGCAACATGAATGCCCTCCAAGGCCTGGTGGCTTTACTAGTGCAACAAAACCGTTCTCAGGCTGCAGTCGGGCTGCTGCAGGATACGCTAAAGAGCGCTGAGAGGCTCAGCACAACAGGGGGCAGCGCCGTAGACGTAACTTCGGTCAAACTGTTGCTGGCTGAGGTTTACTTAGAGGATCAAAAAGTGGACCAGGCCCTGAAGCTCTATGACGAGGCTATTCAAGAGGCAGGCCAAGATTTTCGACCACTACTGGCTAAGGCACTAGTGCTGCAGGATCAGGGTCGCCCAGAGGAGGCCCAACCGCTATTTGACCAGGCTCTGTCAATGGCTCCGGCCCAGTACAAGGATCAAATTCAGCAACTGGCAGCAGCTGGAACGACTGACTCAGAAACTCCTGCCTCTACACCAGATGCCGCTGCCGAACCGGTTGCCCCAGAAACCGACGGTGAAACTCCCCAAGGTGAGTAG
- a CDS encoding pseudouridine synthase, whose product MTYRYLLFYKPYDVLSQFSDDLKVEKDLSESNCQMSQVVATDGQGRLTLKDYIPVPDVYPVGRLDRDSEGLMLLTNHGRLQHRLTDPRYAHRRTYWVQVERIPDEEALQRLCSGVTIKTYRTRPAQVRLLPDEPDVPLRHPPIRFRKAVPTAWLEVTITEGRNRQVRRMTAAVGHPTLRLVRVAIAHLRLEGLTPGQWRDLTASEQSQLLRL is encoded by the coding sequence GTGACCTATCGATATCTCTTGTTCTACAAACCCTACGACGTACTCAGTCAATTCAGCGATGACCTGAAGGTAGAGAAAGACCTGTCTGAGAGCAACTGCCAGATGAGCCAAGTTGTGGCTACTGATGGCCAAGGCCGCCTTACTTTAAAGGACTACATTCCTGTACCTGACGTTTACCCAGTTGGGCGGCTTGACCGAGATAGTGAGGGGCTAATGCTGCTAACCAATCATGGCCGACTACAGCATCGCCTAACCGATCCTCGCTATGCCCATCGCCGTACCTACTGGGTACAGGTTGAGCGCATACCCGATGAAGAAGCGCTGCAGCGGCTGTGTTCTGGAGTCACGATTAAAACTTACCGCACCCGGCCTGCTCAGGTTAGGCTATTGCCCGACGAGCCTGATGTACCGCTTCGGCATCCCCCCATCCGATTTCGCAAGGCTGTGCCAACTGCCTGGTTGGAAGTTACCATTACGGAGGGTCGCAACCGCCAGGTCAGGCGTATGACGGCTGCTGTAGGTCATCCTACGCTGCGGTTAGTTCGGGTTGCCATTGCCCATTTGCGGCTAGAAGGACTCACTCCGGGCCAGTGGCGGGATCTTACCGCTTCTGAGCAGAGCCAATTACTGCGGCTATGA